A region from the Acanthopagrus latus isolate v.2019 chromosome 8, fAcaLat1.1, whole genome shotgun sequence genome encodes:
- the rnf141 gene encoding RING finger protein 141, translated as MGQQLSGQAVVNHLPEKLVKHAGLVRDSGYLTYEEFLARVAELNDVTAKLAAGQQKHLLFEVQPGSDASALWKVAVRILCTKINKENGMVEASRIMNLYQFIQLYRDITSQAAGVLAAEGATEGPSAPLPSTDSCQASMWMGRVKQLTDEEECCICMDGKSDLILPCAHSFCQKCIDKWSGQSRNCPICRLQVTAANESWVLSDIPTEDDIAGYILNLADEAGHPHRP; from the exons atgGGCCAGCAGCTCTCAGGTCAGGCGGTGGTGAACCATCTGCCTGAGAAGCTGGTGAAACACGCCGGACTGGTACGCGACAGCGGCTACCTTACCTACGAAGAGTTCCTTGCAAGAGTAGCTGAACTTAACGATGT TACGGCCAAGCTAGCTGCTGGGCAGCAGAAGCACCTGCTGTTTGAGGTGCAGCCAGGATCCGACGCCTCAGCTTTGTGGAAGGTGGCTGTCAGGATCCTCTGTACCAAG ATCAACAAAGAGAACGGCATGGTGGAAGCATCACGTATCATGAACCTGTACCAGTTCATCCAGCTGTACCGTGACATCACCAGCCAGGCTGCTGGGGTTCTCGCTGCAGAGGGCGCCACCGAGGGCCCATCAGCCCCGCTCCCCTCCACTGACTCCTGCCAGGCCAGCATGTGGATGGGCAG agtgaagcagctgacggACGAGGAGGAGTGTTGTATCTGCATGGACGGAAAGTCTGACCTCATTCTGCCCTGTGCACACAGCTTCTGTCAGAAATGCATTGATAAATG GAGTGGGCAGAGCCGAAACTGTCCGATATGCCGCCTGCAGGTGACTGCTGCCAATGAATCGTGGGTACTGTCTGACATCCCCACAGAGGACGACATAGCTGGCTACATCCTCAACTTGGCTGACGAGGCGGGCCACCCACACAGGCCTTAA